One Oryza glaberrima chromosome 10, OglaRS2, whole genome shotgun sequence DNA segment encodes these proteins:
- the LOC127753067 gene encoding disease resistance protein RGA2-like → MAEYLVGPLLSKVLEKASSFLVDMYKVMDGMEDQRETLERLLPAILGVIQDAEEKKNHRSCLVCAWLKSLKKVSYEAIDVFDEFNYESLRREAKKKGHHNHTMLGMDSVSLFPSRNPIVFRYRMGKKLRKIMEKIKELVSEMNSFGLVCQEETPKQWRKIDSIMVDSDKDIVSRSRDEEKKKIIKILLDKANSRDLTVLPIVGMGGLGKTTFAQLIYNDPEIEKHFPLRRWCCVSDVFDVVAIANSICMSRERDREKALQDLQKKVGGKRYLIALDDVRERNSDKWGKLKTCLKKGGMGSAVLTTTRDAEVARIMVAGEVEVHNLEKLGEIYVKEIIQSRALTLPNNDEYFEVLCKIVKRCDGSSLGAKAFGSMLSTRTTIQEWKDVLAKSNICNEGEDKIVPILRLSYDELPSYMKQCFSFCAIFPKDYEIDVETLIQLWLAHDFIPLQGGDHLETVAENIFKELAWRSFFQDVKRISQRGENVYRRQLRDRTTCKMHDLMHDISQSVMGKECVSIICSSNFRNLMLEHPLYHVFIPYTSIALPDDFMGNEAPALRTLLFREYYGNVSTSHLFKCNYLQLRALELPRVEELPIRPRHLQHLRYLNLSDNSNIHELPADISTMYNLQTLNLSDCYNLVRLPKDMKYMTSLRHLYTNGCSKLKCMPPDLGQLTSLQTLTYFIMGASASCSTLREVHSLNLSGKLELCGLENVSQEQAKAANLGSKEKLTHLSLEWNGEYHDEEPDYPEKVLDALKPHHGLQMLKVVSYKSTHFPTWMTDLSVLENLTELHLEGCTMCEEFPQLIHFKSLQVLYLIKLGKLQSLCPEDARDGKEQIFPALKEVKLIDLERFESWVETEGKQENKPTFPLLEVVEISNCPKLTSLPEAPKLKVLKLNENKAELSLPLLKSRSISQLSKLKLDVLDKEAILQLDQIHESSLSNMELRHCNFFFPTIPSEPIIGIWKWFRQLVYLEINSSDVLIYWPEEEFLCLVSLKMLTIFGCVNLIGRPTLVKGEPTHCATDQFLPCLTSSSICCCDNLRELFVLPPSVTHIHVSGCRNFEFIWGKGDIELESVHVEHHDTFTLPEHCNDLEYRSVPEQSPSAVNHPLPCLERIHVSLSDKIVELQNLPPSLTSLEFHSCPELRSVSGQLHDLKFLDIRRCNKLESLNCLGDLPSLERLCLVSCKLLASLPCGPESYSSLSTIAIRYCPAMNMKPLYERLRPRLDILKERDLSHAHAKCPYGGVIHFSLGTEHKRPTLWDPKSWKYAIPGCR, encoded by the exons ATGGCTGAGTATTTGGTTGGGCCACTGCTCTCCAAGGTGCTGGAGAAGGCTTCCAGCTTTCTTGTAGACATGTACAAGGTGATGGATGGCATGGAGGACCAGCGTGAGACTCTGGAGCGCTTGCTTCCAGCCATCCTCGGTGTCATCCAAGAtgcggaggagaagaaaaatcatCGATCCTGTCTAGTTTGCGCTTGGCTCAAATCACTCAAGAAGGTGTCCTACGAGGCAATTGACGTCTTCGACGAGTTCAACTACGAGTCGCTCCGGCGTGAGGCCAAGAAGAAAGGGCACCACAACCACACTATGCTTGGCATGGACTCTGTAAGCCTCTTCCCTTCTCGTAATCCTATTGTCTTCCGCTATAGGATGGGCAAGAAACTGCGAAAGATCATGGAGAAAATCAAGGAACTTGTCTCGGAGATGAACTCCTTTGGACTCGTATGCCAGGAGGAAACACCAAAGCAGTGGAGGAAAATTGATTCCATCATGGTTGATTCTGACAAGGATATTGTTAGCAGATCTAGAgatgaggagaagaagaagattatCAAGATATTGCTCGATAAAGCAAACAGCAGGGACCTCACAGTCCTTCCTATTGTTGGAATGGGTGGGTTGGGCAAGACTACCTTTGCACAACTCATCTACAATGATCCTGAAATTGAGAAGCATTTCCCGCTCCGCAGGTGGTGTTGTGTTTCAGATGTGTTTGATGTTGTCGCTATTGCAAATAGCATATGTATgagcagagagagagatcgtGAAAAGGCTTTGCAGGACCTGCAGAAAAAAGTAGGTGGAAAGAGGTATCTCATTGCATTGGATGATGTACGGGAACGGAATTCTGACAAGTGGGGAAAGCTAAAGACCTGCCTTAAGAAGGGTGGTATGGGTAGTGCAGTACTAACAACAACTCGGGATGCAGAAGTTGCTAGAATTATGGTCGCCGGTGAAGTTGAAGTGCATAATCTTGAAAAGCTAGGAGAAATTTATGTGAAGGAAATAATCCAGAGTAGAGCATTGACTCTGCCAAACAATGACGAGTATTTTGAAGTTCTTTGTAAGATTGTGAAAAGATGTGATGGCTCGTCTTTAGGTGCAAAAGCCTTCGGTTCTATGTTAAGTACCAGGACTACTATACAAGAATGGAAGGATGTATTAGCTAAAAGCAACATTTGCAATGAGGGGGAGGATAAAATTGTTCCTATACTTCGGCTCAGCTATGATGAACTACCATCATACATGAAgcaatgcttttctttttgtgctATATTCCCAAAAGATTATGAGATTGATGTGGAGACTTTGATTCAGTTGTGGCTGGCACATGACTTTATACCACTGCAGGGGGGAGACCATCTGGAAACAGTAGCCGAGAATATTTTCAAGGAACTAGCTTGGAGGTCATTTTTTCAAGATGTGAAAAGAATTTCTCAGCGGGGGGAGAATGTGTATAGGAGACAGCTCCGTGACAGAACAACATGCAAGATGCATGATCTTATGCATGACATTTCTCAATCTGTTATGGGGAAAGAATGTGTCAGTATAATTTGTTCGTCTAATTTCAGAAATCTGATGCTAGAACATCCTCTATATCACGTTTTCATACCATACACCAGCATTGCTCTTCCAGATGACTTTATGGGAAATGAAGCTCCAGCTCTCCGGACTTTATTGTTTCGAGAGTATTATGGTAATGTCTCAACATCACATTTATTTAAGTGCAATTATCTACAACTAAGAGCATTAGAGCTCCCACGAGTGGAAGAATTACCAATCAGGCCAAGACACCTACAACATCTAAGATATCTAAATCTCTCAGACAACAGTAATATCCATGAACTTCCTGCAGACATAAGCACAATGTACAATCTACAGACATTAAACCTTTCTGATTGCTATAATCTTGTTAGACTCCCAAAGGATATGAAGTATATGACAAGCCTACGACACCTTTATACAAATGGATGCTCAAAATTGAAGTGCATGCCTCCAGACCTTGGACAGTTAACTTCCTTACAGACattaacatattttattatGGGTGCTAGCGCTAGTTGCAGTACCCTTAGGGAAGTGCATAGCTTAAACCTTTCTGGCAAACTAGAGTTATGTGGCCTAGAAAATGTATCTCAAGAACAAGCAAAAGCAGCCAATCTTGGAAGTAAAGAGAAACTTACACACTTATCTCTTGAATGGAATGGTGAATACCATGATGAAGAACCAGATTACCCTGAGAAGGTTCTTGATGCTCTAAAACCTCATCATGGTCTCCAGATGCTTAAGGTAGTTTCCTATAAAAGCACTCATTTTCCAACATGGATGACAGATCTTAGTGTTCTTGAGAACTTGACGGAGCTCCATCTAGAGGGCTGTACAATGTGTGAAGAATTTCCTCAATTAATTCATTTCAAGTCTCTTCAAGTTCTCTATTTGATAAAACTAGGTAAATTGCAAAGCTTATGTCCCGAGGATGCAAGAGATGGAAAAGAACAAATATTTCCAGCATTAAAGGAAGTCAAGTTAATTGATTTGGAAAGGTTTGAGAGTTGGGTGGAAACTGaaggaaaacaagaaaacaaaccAACATTTCCTCTGCTTGAGGTGGTTGAAATCAGTAACTGTCCAAAGTTGACTAGTCTACCTGAAGCACCAAAGCTGAAGGTTTTAAAGCTAAATGAAAACAAGGCAGAGCTGTCATTACCATTGCTTAAATCCAGATCTATATCCCAATTGTCCAAGTTAAAATTGGACGTGCTTGACAAAGAAGCTATATTGCAGCTTGATCAGATTCACGAATCATCTCTCTCAAATATGGAGTTAAGGCACTGCAACTTTTTCTTCCCCACAATCCCATCAGAACCAATAATTGGGATTTGGAAATGGTTTCGACAACTTGTGTATTTGGAAATCAACTCCAGTGATGTGCTCATCTACTGGCCGGAGGAAGAGTTCCTATGCTTGGTGTCCTTGAAGATGTTGACCATTTTTGGTTGTGTTAATCTAATAGGCCGTCCCACGCTGGTGAAAGGTGAGCCAACTCATTGTGCAACAGATCAGTTCCTGCCATGTCTAACGTCATCATCAATTTGCTGTTGTGATAACTTGAGAGAGCTATTCGTTCTACCCCCATCTGTCACCCACATTCATGTTTCTGGATGTCGCAATTTTGAGTTCATATGGGGGAAGGGGGATATAGAGTTGGAGAGTGTACATGTAGAACACCATGACACATTTACATTGCCGGAGCACTGCAATGACCTTGAGTACAGAAGTGTGCCAGAGCAATCACCATCAGCAGTGAATCATCCACTGCCATGCCTAGAAAGGATACATGTCTCTTTGAGTGATAAAATTGTAGAACTTCAGAACCTACCACCGTCCCTCACGTCTCTAGAATTTCATTCTTGTCCGGAGCTTCGGTCTGTATCAGGGCAGCTGCATGACCTGAAGTTTTTGGATATTAGGCGCTGCAATAAACTGGAGTCACTGAATTGTTTGGGAGACCTGCCATCATTAGAAAGACTTTGTCTTGTGAGCTGCAAACTTCTAGCATCCTTACCATGTGGTCCAGAGAGCTACTCATCTCTTTCAACTATTGCTATTCGATATTGCCCAGCCATGAATATGAAGCCGCTATATGAACGCCTCAGGCCACGGTTGGATATTCTCAAGGAAAGAGATTTGTCACATGCCCATGCAAAATGTCCTTATGGAG GTGTTATTCATTTTTCCTTGGGTACAGAGCATAAACGCCCGACATTATGGGATCCAAAATCTTGGAAATATGCTATTCCTGGCTGTCGGTGA